Proteins co-encoded in one Sulfurihydrogenibium sp. genomic window:
- the epmA gene encoding elongation factor P--(R)-beta-lysine ligase — MKKIYTDKSTIIKSIREYFYRTGSIEVFTDILQDIPNLDNNIYPVELFVYDERSQPIRKFLHTSPEPSMKKILSEIKTDIFQITKVFRNYEGSYKHKIEFTMLEWYRVGYDLDDLMEDTQNIFIESAISLYKKPKIKFKGREYNLLDWQKITVDEAFYIYTGVYPEDIDKMNKFLKEKESYFKESQDWEELFFRIYAFYVEPNLGKEKPTFIYDYPPQLSAFAKVKGGKGKRFEAYINGIELVNGYHELNDPVELETRLKQDIEKKKKEGFDYPLDTEFIKASQNLPECSGASLGIDRLIMILLDLESIHGI; from the coding sequence ATGAAAAAAATTTATACTGATAAATCAACAATAATCAAATCTATCAGGGAATATTTTTATAGAACCGGTTCAATAGAAGTTTTCACAGATATCCTTCAAGACATTCCAAACTTAGATAATAATATCTATCCGGTTGAACTTTTCGTGTACGATGAAAGAAGTCAGCCAATTAGGAAATTTCTTCATACATCGCCAGAACCATCAATGAAAAAAATTTTATCTGAAATAAAGACGGATATATTTCAAATTACAAAAGTTTTTAGAAATTATGAAGGGTCTTATAAGCATAAGATAGAGTTTACAATGCTTGAATGGTACAGGGTTGGATATGATTTAGATGATTTAATGGAAGACACTCAAAATATTTTTATAGAATCTGCAATATCCTTGTACAAAAAACCTAAGATTAAATTCAAAGGCAGGGAATATAATCTGTTAGACTGGCAAAAAATCACGGTAGATGAAGCTTTTTACATTTACACAGGCGTATATCCAGAAGATATTGATAAAATGAACAAATTTTTAAAAGAAAAAGAAAGCTACTTTAAAGAAAGTCAAGACTGGGAGGAGCTGTTTTTTAGAATTTATGCATTTTATGTAGAGCCAAATCTTGGCAAAGAAAAACCTACTTTTATTTATGACTATCCACCACAGCTTTCAGCTTTTGCTAAAGTAAAAGGTGGAAAAGGAAAAAGGTTTGAAGCTTATATAAATGGAATTGAGCTTGTAAATGGATATCATGAGCTTAACGACCCAGTAGAGCTTGAAACAAGACTAAAGCAAGATATTGAAAAGAAAAAGAAAGAAGGTTTTGACTATCCATTAGATACTGAATTTATAAAAGCTTCTCAAAACCTTCCTGAGTGTAGCGGTGCATCCTTAGGAATTGATAGGCTTATAATGATTCTCTTAGATTTAGAATCTATTCATGGTATATAG